A window of the Streptomyces luomodiensis genome harbors these coding sequences:
- a CDS encoding ATP-binding cassette domain-containing protein — MGESALVSLRGITKSFGAVRSLRGVDLTLAPGEVLGLVGDNGAGKSTLMKVLAGAVQHDGGQISIDGRDVRFTSPADARRERVGIVYQDLALCDTLDVASNLFLGREPRKGPFIDRATMHARAAETLSELHVRVKSTYQEIGELSGGQRQAVAIARAVSFRPRVLILDEPTAALAVAEVRQVLKMIRDVAAQGVGVILITHRLQDLFEVCDRITVMYEGRSVEDAPISELDIERLVAMITRSDVTTGGPGTTEVA; from the coding sequence ATGGGCGAGAGCGCGCTGGTCTCCCTGAGAGGAATCACCAAATCGTTCGGCGCCGTCCGCTCGCTGCGCGGCGTCGACCTGACCCTGGCCCCGGGCGAGGTGCTCGGCCTGGTCGGCGACAACGGCGCCGGGAAGTCGACCCTGATGAAGGTCCTGGCCGGTGCGGTGCAGCACGATGGCGGGCAGATCTCCATCGACGGCCGCGACGTCCGCTTCACCAGCCCCGCCGACGCCCGCCGCGAGCGGGTCGGCATCGTCTACCAGGACCTCGCCCTGTGCGACACGCTCGATGTGGCCAGCAACCTGTTCCTCGGCCGTGAACCGCGCAAAGGCCCCTTCATCGACCGCGCGACGATGCACGCCCGAGCGGCCGAAACCCTCTCCGAACTGCACGTCCGGGTGAAGTCCACCTACCAGGAGATCGGCGAGCTGTCCGGAGGACAGCGGCAGGCCGTGGCGATCGCCCGAGCGGTGTCCTTCCGCCCGCGCGTGCTGATCCTGGACGAGCCCACCGCCGCGCTCGCCGTCGCCGAGGTGCGGCAGGTGCTGAAGATGATCCGCGACGTCGCCGCCCAGGGCGTCGGCGTCATCCTGATCACCCACCGATTGCAGGACCTGTTCGAGGTCTGCGACCGGATCACCGTGATGTACGAGGGGCGCAGCGTCGAGGACGCCCCGATCTCCGAACTCGACATCGAACGGCTCGTCGCCATGATCACTCGATCCGACGTCACGACCGGCGGGCCCGGCACCACGGAGGTGGCCTGA
- a CDS encoding ABC transporter permease, protein MSADTAMRTTAVLGRPPGRWQRANKATVAMLGVGVALFLGFGIAAPNFLTFTNLSNLATQVAITLIVAVAMTFVISTGQIDLSVGSILAFTATCTAEMLQAGWDSSVVIVVALLAGLFWGAVNGWLSAYQKIPPFIVTLATMSVVRGLAQLWTKGFSVPIDARLFVAKLGDASFLGLSALAWIALVAVAIGAVLLSKLPFGSYVNGIGSQEESVRRAGVNTARIKMLTLMLTGVAAGVAGLLTAARLGSGSANSGQGFELTVIAAVVLGGTNLFGGRGTVLGTVIGALITGVIANGLNLLGVSPFLTPIVTGLVLLAAIWLNLRGRAMADLFAHLTGRS, encoded by the coding sequence ATGAGCGCCGACACCGCGATGCGCACCACCGCCGTACTGGGCCGGCCCCCGGGCCGCTGGCAGCGCGCCAACAAGGCCACCGTGGCCATGCTCGGCGTGGGCGTCGCACTCTTCCTCGGCTTCGGTATCGCCGCCCCCAACTTCCTGACCTTCACCAACCTGTCCAACCTGGCCACACAGGTGGCGATCACCCTGATCGTGGCGGTCGCCATGACCTTCGTGATCAGCACCGGGCAGATCGACCTGTCCGTGGGATCGATCCTCGCGTTCACCGCCACCTGCACCGCCGAGATGCTCCAGGCCGGCTGGGACTCCTCCGTGGTGATCGTCGTGGCGCTGCTCGCCGGGCTCTTCTGGGGCGCGGTCAACGGATGGCTGTCGGCCTATCAGAAGATCCCCCCGTTCATCGTCACCCTGGCCACCATGTCGGTCGTCCGCGGCCTGGCACAGCTGTGGACGAAGGGGTTCTCCGTCCCCATCGACGCCCGGCTCTTCGTCGCCAAGCTCGGCGACGCCTCCTTCCTCGGACTGTCCGCGCTGGCCTGGATCGCCCTGGTCGCGGTCGCCATCGGAGCGGTCCTGCTGTCGAAGCTGCCGTTCGGCTCCTATGTCAACGGCATCGGCTCCCAGGAGGAGTCGGTGCGGCGAGCCGGGGTGAACACTGCCCGGATCAAGATGCTCACCCTGATGCTGACCGGTGTGGCCGCCGGCGTCGCCGGGCTGCTCACCGCGGCCCGGCTGGGCTCCGGCTCCGCCAACTCCGGGCAGGGCTTCGAACTCACCGTGATCGCCGCGGTCGTGCTCGGTGGCACCAACCTGTTCGGCGGCCGGGGCACCGTGCTCGGCACCGTCATCGGCGCCCTCATCACCGGAGTCATCGCCAACGGCCTCAACCTGCTCGGGGTGAGCCCGTTCCTCACCCCCATCGTCACCGGACTGGTGCTGCTCGCCGCGATCTGGCTGAACCTGCGCGGCCGGGCGATGGCCGATCTGTTCGCCCATCTGACGGGCCGCTCATGA
- a CDS encoding phosphotriesterase family protein, whose protein sequence is MTGPVPSTGLGLTLTHEHLRNDVRKAATTPADPGLGHLRDARTTPELAWLLREQPYACLDHCVLDDTEGMLADLRAFAAGGGGTIVDVTPGGLGRDPEVLRALSEDSGVRVVMGCGWYLEPYHPRPLSPADERRLAVALLAEFTEGADGTGIRPGVIGEIGVSPRFTEGERTALRAAARTQRETGVPLYVHLPGWQRRAHEVLDLVLGEYGVAPAAVVLCHMDPSHADPDYQRSVADRGVWLEFDMIGMPFRYPGEGQSPAPHETAHAIAGLIARGHGDRLLLSHDVFLKSMLTAYGGNGFRYVPELFLSRLVEHGVPQRTAADLLRANPARLFEHAASS, encoded by the coding sequence GTGACCGGCCCCGTGCCCAGCACCGGGCTCGGTCTCACCCTCACCCATGAGCATCTGCGCAACGACGTCCGCAAGGCCGCCACCACCCCGGCCGACCCCGGGCTCGGCCATCTGCGCGACGCCCGCACCACACCCGAACTGGCCTGGCTGCTGCGCGAGCAGCCCTACGCCTGCCTGGACCACTGTGTGCTCGACGACACCGAAGGGATGCTGGCCGACCTGCGCGCGTTCGCCGCCGGCGGGGGCGGCACGATCGTCGATGTCACCCCGGGCGGACTGGGCCGCGACCCGGAGGTGCTGCGCGCGCTGTCCGAAGACAGCGGAGTACGGGTCGTCATGGGCTGCGGCTGGTACCTGGAGCCCTACCACCCCCGCCCGCTGTCGCCGGCGGACGAGCGCCGGCTCGCCGTCGCCTTGCTGGCCGAGTTCACCGAGGGCGCCGACGGCACCGGGATCCGGCCGGGCGTCATCGGCGAGATCGGAGTCTCCCCACGGTTCACCGAGGGCGAGCGCACCGCGCTGCGCGCCGCCGCGCGTACCCAGCGCGAGACCGGTGTCCCCCTCTATGTCCACCTGCCCGGCTGGCAGCGCCGCGCCCACGAGGTCCTCGACCTGGTGCTGGGAGAGTACGGGGTGGCGCCGGCCGCCGTGGTGCTGTGCCACATGGACCCCTCGCACGCCGACCCGGACTATCAGCGGTCGGTCGCCGACCGCGGCGTCTGGCTCGAGTTCGACATGATCGGCATGCCGTTCCGCTACCCCGGCGAGGGGCAGTCCCCGGCACCCCACGAGACCGCGCACGCGATCGCCGGGCTCATCGCCCGCGGCCACGGTGACCGCCTGCTGCTCAGCCACGACGTGTTCCTCAAGAGCATGCTCACCGCCTACGGCGGCAACGGCTTCCGCTATGTGCCGGAGCTGTTCCTCTCCCGGCTCGTCGAGCACGGCGTTCCCCAGCGAACCGCGGCGGACCTGCTGCGCGCCAACCCGGCCCGGCTGTTCGAACACGCCGCCTCGTCCTGA
- a CDS encoding glutamine amidotransferase — MSRVLIAGESWISQSTHIKGVDSFTTSTYVTGVEPLRRALEGRGHQVAHLPAHLVPGQFPGDAEALAAYDVVILSDIGANSLQLAPEVFEQGTPGADRIDALRGWVGDGGGLLMVGGYLSFTGFEGKAAYRNTALHEVLPVELLPEDDRVELPAGGRPSAVGTGHPALGGVTGEWPLLLGYNRVRPRPGAEVLATLGGDPLVAVAEYGSGRSAVFTSDCSPHWAPASFCEQWDGYAQVFGGLVEWLSR; from the coding sequence GTGAGCCGTGTCCTGATAGCCGGTGAGAGCTGGATCTCCCAGTCCACGCACATCAAGGGAGTCGACTCGTTCACCACCAGTACCTATGTGACCGGCGTCGAACCGTTGCGCCGGGCGCTGGAGGGCCGCGGGCACCAGGTCGCGCACCTGCCCGCGCACCTGGTACCCGGGCAGTTCCCGGGCGATGCCGAGGCACTCGCCGCCTACGACGTCGTCATACTCTCCGACATCGGGGCGAACTCCCTCCAGCTCGCCCCCGAGGTGTTCGAGCAGGGCACGCCGGGTGCCGACCGGATCGACGCACTGCGCGGGTGGGTCGGCGACGGCGGCGGGCTGCTGATGGTCGGCGGCTACCTCTCCTTCACCGGTTTCGAGGGCAAGGCCGCCTACCGCAACACCGCGCTGCACGAGGTGCTGCCGGTCGAGCTGCTGCCCGAGGACGACCGCGTCGAACTCCCCGCGGGCGGCCGCCCGTCGGCCGTCGGCACCGGCCATCCCGCCCTCGGCGGTGTGACCGGCGAGTGGCCGCTGCTGCTCGGCTACAACCGCGTCCGGCCGCGTCCCGGCGCCGAGGTCCTGGCCACCCTGGGCGGCGATCCCCTGGTGGCGGTGGCCGAGTACGGCTCGGGACGGTCGGCGGTCTTCACCTCCGACTGCTCCCCGCACTGGGCGCCCGCATCGTTCTGCGAGCAGTGGGACGGCTACGCCCAGGTGTTCGGCGGCCTCGTCGAATGGCTGTCCCGATGA
- a CDS encoding TenA family protein, whose protein sequence is MSRSRSEQLLEAAAPTMDRALRMRFVTEVTAGTISDADYADYLEIEAAFVETATRLHGLAVWGAPNRTALERNARAVHALTTTQADYFREARAAWPVPARPDAARRAEVLSRYALDVAREGGYPAVMTMLFAAESLYLTWCTRAHERGTVPEGAMSAWVSLHADQTFRDGVRALAAEVDALPDDLPQERLTRWFTGMLEAEIAFHDAVFG, encoded by the coding sequence ATGAGCCGGAGCCGGTCCGAGCAGCTCCTCGAGGCCGCTGCCCCGACCATGGACCGGGCGCTGCGCATGCGTTTCGTCACGGAGGTCACGGCCGGCACGATCAGCGACGCCGACTACGCCGACTACCTGGAGATCGAGGCCGCGTTCGTGGAGACGGCCACCCGACTGCACGGACTGGCCGTGTGGGGCGCGCCCAACCGGACGGCGCTGGAGCGCAACGCACGGGCGGTCCACGCGCTGACCACCACCCAGGCGGACTACTTCCGCGAAGCCCGCGCCGCCTGGCCCGTCCCCGCCCGGCCGGACGCCGCCCGGCGGGCCGAGGTGTTGTCGCGGTACGCGCTCGACGTGGCACGGGAAGGCGGCTACCCGGCGGTGATGACGATGCTGTTCGCCGCGGAGAGCCTGTACCTCACCTGGTGCACCCGGGCACATGAGCGCGGCACCGTCCCCGAGGGCGCGATGAGCGCATGGGTGTCGCTCCATGCCGACCAGACGTTCCGGGACGGGGTACGGGCACTGGCAGCGGAGGTCGACGCCCTGCCGGACGACCTACCCCAGGAGCGGCTGACCCGCTGGTTCACCGGCATGCTCGAGGCCGAAATCGCCTTCCATGACGCCGTGTTCGGGTAG
- a CDS encoding TetR/AcrR family transcriptional regulator, whose protein sequence is MHLARSESTPRRRRHGAELRAALLDAAWEELMERGYAGLTFAAVAERAGTSRPVVNRHWATKDMLVRDAIGRASDQFSLVDPDTGSLRDDTIALLEQLNGAFTMFAVAMTAQLAAYFEETGTTPAELRASLIDQRWALIESVTHRAVERGEIDGAKLTSRIARLPYDLLRHEVLMDLRPMSSQAIQEIVDTIFIPVVT, encoded by the coding sequence ATGCATCTTGCAAGGTCGGAATCCACTCCCCGGCGTCGCCGGCATGGCGCAGAGCTCAGGGCCGCGCTGCTCGACGCCGCATGGGAGGAGCTGATGGAACGCGGATACGCGGGGCTCACCTTCGCCGCGGTCGCGGAACGCGCCGGCACCAGTCGGCCGGTCGTCAACCGCCACTGGGCGACCAAGGACATGCTCGTTCGTGATGCCATCGGCCGTGCCAGCGATCAGTTCTCGCTCGTCGACCCTGACACCGGGTCCCTGCGCGATGACACGATCGCGCTGCTCGAACAGCTCAACGGGGCGTTCACCATGTTCGCCGTGGCCATGACCGCACAGTTGGCCGCCTACTTCGAGGAGACGGGAACAACGCCTGCCGAGCTGCGTGCGTCCTTGATCGATCAGAGGTGGGCGCTGATCGAGTCCGTCACGCACCGCGCCGTCGAACGAGGGGAGATCGATGGTGCGAAGCTGACCTCACGCATCGCGCGGTTGCCCTACGACTTGCTCAGACACGAAGTACTCATGGACCTGAGGCCGATGTCTTCCCAAGCCATCCAGGAGATCGTCGATACCATCTTCATCCCCGTGGTCACCTGA
- a CDS encoding MFS transporter: protein MTVSLGRRRIAVFALFFLPGVAMASWVTRTPDVRDLLGASTGRMGLVLFGLSVGSMVGILCSGPLVSRWGARPVIAAGTLATAAGSGVIGVGAAAGADPVVALGLGLIGLGMGGGEVALNVEGAEVERLLGRSTLPAMHGFYSLGTVAGAVVGMLLTALSFPVLWHLAVVAAVVLAVLVPMIRYVPAGVGRRTGQDSGTHPRDAARPPVWREPKLLLIGGIILALAMAEGTANDWLPLVMVDGHGFDPALGSAVFAVFAASMTVGRFAGGRFVDRYGHAAALCASAVIGAVGIALVILVDNQAVAATAAVLWGIGASLGFPVALSAAGGSGDDSAARVSLAATLGYVAFLVGPPSLGHLGERFGLRNALFLVLILVVAASFATPAARPARTP from the coding sequence GTGACGGTCAGTCTCGGTCGGCGTCGGATCGCCGTGTTCGCCCTGTTCTTCCTGCCCGGCGTGGCCATGGCGTCCTGGGTGACACGCACCCCCGACGTGCGCGACCTGCTCGGGGCCTCCACCGGACGCATGGGCCTGGTCCTGTTCGGGCTCTCGGTGGGGTCCATGGTGGGCATCCTGTGCTCGGGGCCGCTGGTGTCCCGCTGGGGCGCCCGGCCCGTCATCGCGGCCGGAACGCTGGCGACCGCCGCGGGATCCGGCGTCATCGGTGTGGGGGCCGCGGCGGGCGCGGATCCGGTCGTGGCCCTCGGGCTCGGACTCATCGGCCTCGGGATGGGCGGCGGTGAGGTGGCCCTCAACGTCGAAGGGGCGGAGGTGGAACGGCTGCTCGGCCGGTCCACCCTCCCCGCGATGCACGGCTTCTACAGTCTCGGCACGGTGGCCGGCGCGGTCGTCGGCATGCTGCTCACCGCCCTCTCGTTCCCCGTCCTGTGGCATCTCGCCGTCGTCGCCGCCGTGGTACTGGCCGTCCTGGTGCCGATGATCCGCTACGTTCCTGCCGGGGTGGGCCGACGAACCGGCCAGGACAGCGGAACGCACCCGCGGGACGCCGCGCGCCCCCCGGTGTGGAGGGAGCCGAAACTGCTGCTCATCGGCGGCATCATCCTCGCCCTTGCCATGGCCGAGGGAACGGCGAACGACTGGCTGCCGCTGGTCATGGTCGACGGTCATGGCTTCGACCCCGCGCTCGGATCGGCCGTGTTCGCGGTCTTCGCGGCCTCGATGACCGTGGGCCGCTTCGCGGGCGGCCGGTTCGTCGACCGCTACGGACACGCGGCCGCCCTGTGCGCCAGCGCGGTCATCGGCGCCGTCGGCATCGCACTCGTGATCCTGGTCGACAACCAGGCCGTCGCGGCGACAGCCGCCGTGCTGTGGGGCATCGGCGCGTCGCTGGGCTTCCCCGTGGCGCTCTCCGCGGCCGGCGGCTCCGGCGACGACTCCGCGGCGAGGGTCTCCCTCGCCGCCACCCTCGGCTACGTCGCCTTCCTCGTGGGACCGCCCTCACTCGGCCATCTCGGCGAACGCTTCGGACTCCGCAACGCGCTGTTCCTGGTCCTGATACTCGTGGTGGCGGCATCCTTCGCCACGCCTGCCGCCCGCCCCGCACGTACCCCGTGA
- a CDS encoding TetR/AcrR family transcriptional regulator, whose product MSGTRREIPNDPGRRDRILDAALDVIAEGGVHKTTHRKIASRAGVPLGSLTYYFDGMDDLLALAFARLADTMSQLYRRTLHSAGSTAEAEAAVVELICGPAYATDRDMTLIFEMYAYANHNTAVAATTRSWLARSRESLALHFTPGVARALDALIEGWPMHRRFDAAPLNRQLVAGVVHAVVTAGPHLPDEQL is encoded by the coding sequence GTGAGCGGCACACGGCGTGAGATCCCCAACGATCCCGGGCGCAGGGACCGGATCCTCGACGCCGCCCTCGACGTCATCGCCGAGGGCGGCGTTCACAAGACGACCCATCGCAAGATCGCCTCACGGGCCGGCGTCCCGCTGGGCTCGCTGACGTACTACTTCGACGGCATGGACGATCTGCTGGCGCTGGCGTTCGCCCGCCTCGCCGACACGATGTCCCAGCTCTACCGCCGCACCCTGCACAGCGCCGGGTCGACCGCCGAGGCCGAGGCAGCCGTGGTCGAGCTGATCTGCGGACCGGCCTACGCCACCGACCGCGACATGACGCTCATCTTCGAGATGTACGCGTACGCCAACCACAACACCGCGGTAGCCGCGACCACCCGCTCCTGGCTGGCGCGCAGCCGCGAGAGCCTCGCCCTGCACTTCACTCCCGGAGTGGCCCGAGCCCTCGACGCCCTGATCGAGGGCTGGCCCATGCACCGCCGCTTCGACGCCGCCCCCCTCAACCGGCAACTCGTCGCCGGGGTCGTGCACGCCGTCGTGACCGCCGGGCCCCACCTCCCCGACGAACAGCTCTGA
- a CDS encoding LysR family transcriptional regulator, which yields MTAASDSGIELRHLRAFAAVARHRSFTRAAEHLLIAQPALSRTVAQLETALDVRLLDRSTRHVDLTDAGARFLPHVERTLAAFDQALAAAQGESVLRLGFSWLLPDPWAQHAIARFERDTGARITLVRSDDPLDDLDRLGVDVALLRGTQPVPPPVCTVHLYDERRTAVCARGGEPAIADHLSWKDAHQWTLVVNTASGTTGPWSWPAGDGPRHIVETANFDEWLESVAAGRGIGVVPDTAQRRIHHPALRFVPLDDAPPIPVRLAYHPNTHSAMLRRFLDAALTAAAGS from the coding sequence ATGACGGCGGCGTCCGACAGCGGCATCGAGCTGAGACATCTGCGGGCATTCGCCGCGGTGGCCCGGCATCGCTCCTTCACCCGGGCCGCCGAACACCTGCTGATCGCCCAGCCGGCGTTGAGCCGTACCGTCGCGCAACTGGAGACCGCCCTCGACGTACGGCTGCTGGACCGTTCCACCCGCCACGTGGACCTGACCGACGCGGGCGCCAGGTTCCTCCCCCACGTCGAGCGCACCCTGGCCGCCTTCGACCAGGCTCTGGCCGCCGCCCAAGGCGAGTCGGTGCTGCGGCTCGGCTTCAGCTGGCTGCTGCCCGATCCCTGGGCCCAGCACGCGATCGCCCGTTTCGAGCGGGACACCGGCGCCCGCATCACCCTGGTCCGCAGCGACGACCCGCTCGACGACCTGGACCGCCTCGGTGTCGATGTCGCCCTCCTGCGCGGTACCCAGCCCGTGCCCCCGCCCGTGTGCACGGTGCACCTGTACGACGAGAGGCGCACCGCCGTATGCGCTCGCGGCGGCGAACCGGCCATCGCCGACCACCTGAGCTGGAAAGACGCCCACCAGTGGACGCTGGTGGTCAACACCGCCAGCGGTACCACCGGCCCCTGGTCCTGGCCCGCCGGAGACGGTCCCCGACACATCGTGGAAACCGCGAACTTCGACGAGTGGCTCGAGTCAGTGGCCGCGGGCCGCGGTATCGGCGTCGTTCCCGACACCGCCCAGCGCCGCATCCACCACCCGGCGCTGCGCTTCGTCCCACTGGACGACGCACCGCCCATCCCCGTCCGCCTCGCCTACCACCCCAACACCCACTCCGCCATGCTGCGACGCTTCCTCGACGCGGCTCTCACGGCCGCGGCAGGCAGCTGA
- a CDS encoding YbfB/YjiJ family MFS transporter, translating to MVLAPAGSSAASPWPTVARAAAALAAAMGVGRFAYTPIMPLMHTQAGLSDGSGASLATANYIGYLIGALLGIALPALVRSATALRCGLLLLAATMAAMPLTHDPDVWWALRLVAGAASALVFMIAVSALLTGLAAHAQHMAGWAFGGVGAGIALSGLLVAVLQQIGSWQAAWLACAALTAVLAAGTWRLATPPTPAPAPATPAADGVPARPRTRRWFLALMASYTLEGIGYIIAGTFLVAAIQQGAPGWIGNSAWIVVGLAALPSCALWMRLARRFSRPALLMVSLSLQAAGIALPALFAGSTPALGAAVLFGATFMGVSTMALAIGTHLRIPRAVALLTAGYSIGQVLGPPLAAPLLRHGYHQALLLAAALVLAAACGAAACCIRFPHHLAHATSPSAA from the coding sequence ATGGTGCTCGCGCCCGCCGGCTCGTCGGCGGCCTCACCCTGGCCGACCGTCGCACGCGCCGCGGCGGCCCTGGCCGCCGCGATGGGAGTGGGCCGGTTCGCGTACACGCCGATCATGCCGCTCATGCACACGCAGGCCGGACTGTCGGACGGGTCGGGGGCATCCCTGGCCACGGCCAACTACATCGGCTACCTGATCGGCGCACTGCTCGGCATCGCCCTGCCCGCCCTCGTCCGGTCGGCGACCGCGCTGCGCTGTGGGCTGCTCCTCCTTGCGGCCACCATGGCCGCGATGCCCCTCACCCATGACCCCGACGTCTGGTGGGCGCTGCGGCTGGTGGCGGGCGCCGCCAGCGCCCTGGTGTTCATGATCGCCGTGAGCGCCCTGCTGACGGGGCTCGCCGCGCACGCGCAGCACATGGCCGGCTGGGCGTTCGGCGGCGTCGGCGCGGGCATCGCCCTGTCCGGTCTGCTGGTGGCCGTACTCCAGCAGATCGGCTCCTGGCAGGCCGCCTGGCTGGCATGCGCGGCACTGACGGCAGTCCTGGCCGCCGGCACCTGGCGTCTCGCGACGCCACCGACTCCGGCCCCGGCTCCGGCCACGCCCGCCGCGGATGGGGTACCGGCCCGACCGCGCACCCGCCGCTGGTTCCTCGCCCTGATGGCCAGCTACACCCTGGAGGGCATCGGTTACATCATCGCCGGAACCTTCCTGGTCGCCGCCATCCAGCAGGGCGCGCCCGGCTGGATCGGCAACAGCGCCTGGATCGTGGTGGGCCTGGCCGCGCTGCCCTCCTGCGCCCTGTGGATGCGCCTGGCCCGCCGCTTCTCCCGCCCGGCCCTGCTGATGGTGTCGCTGTCGCTCCAGGCCGCCGGCATCGCCCTGCCCGCCCTCTTCGCCGGCAGCACCCCCGCCCTCGGCGCGGCCGTGCTGTTCGGCGCCACCTTCATGGGCGTGAGCACCATGGCCCTGGCCATCGGCACCCACCTGCGCATCCCGCGCGCCGTCGCCCTTCTCACCGCCGGCTACAGCATCGGACAGGTCCTCGGTCCGCCCCTGGCCGCACCGCTGCTGCGCCACGGCTACCACCAGGCGCTCCTCCTCGCCGCCGCCCTGGTCCTGGCAGCTGCCTGCGGCGCCGCCGCCTGCTGCATCCGTTTCCCCCACCACCTCGCCCACGCCACGTCACCATCCGCCGCCTGA